Proteins encoded in a region of the Elaeis guineensis isolate ETL-2024a chromosome 7, EG11, whole genome shotgun sequence genome:
- the LOC140859069 gene encoding jasmonoyl--L-amino acid synthetase JAR4-like codes for MLEKNREFDIEGVIEEFEALTKEAGRVQRETLRRILEENGQAEYLQNLGLGGRTDPETFKACVPLVTHKDLEPYIKRIADGDASPILTGKPVTSISLSSGTTQGKRKLLLFNEELVHSTMQIYRLSFALRNREFPIRNGKALQFIYSSKQLKTKGDLIAATATTNVYRSEQFKSTMKDIQSQCCSPDAVIFGSDFNQSLYCHLLCGLIYSNEVQFISSTFAHSIVHAFRTFEQVWEDLCTDVREGVLSSRITVPSIRESVSRLLSPNPDLADTIYKKCVGLSNWYGVIPELWPNAKYVYGIMTGSMEPYLKKLRHYAGNLPLISAEYGSSEGWIGTSVDPRLPPESTTFAVLPDIGYFEFIPLRENPRVQELERSASTIHYAESEPVSLTEVRVGEEYEIIITNFAGLYRYRLGDVVKVAGFHNSTPKLKFICRRGLLLTVNIDKNTEKDLQLSVEEATKLLAAEKLELVDFTSYVDMSTDPGHYVIFWELNADASDDVLHSCCDCLDRAFVDAGYVSSRKVQAIGALELRVVERGTFQKILDHYLCLGAAVSQFKTPRCVGTSNSEVLQILCTNATKSYFSTAYG; via the exons ATGTTGGAGAAAAATAGGGAATTCGATATTGAGGGTGTGATAGAGGAATTTGAAGCTTTGACCAAGGAGGCTGGGAGGGTTCAGAGAGAGACCCTTCGAAGGATACTCGAGGAGAATGGCCAGGCAGAGTACTTGCAGAATCTGGGACTTGGAGGGAGAACTGATCCTGAGACTTTTAAAGCCTGTGTTCCATTGGTTACTCACAAGGATCTCGAACCTTACATCAAGAGAATTGCTGATGGAGATGCTTCACCCATTCTCACAGGAAAGCCGGTTACATCCATATCATTGAG TTCTGGCACTACACAAGGAAAGCGAAAACTTTTGCTGTTCAATGAGGAATTGGTCCATTCCACAATGCAGATATATCGGTTATCATTTGCTTTGAGAAACAG AGAATTTCCCATTCGGAATGGAAAAGCTCTACAATTCATCTACAGCAGCAAGCAGCTCAAAACAAAAGGGGATCTCATCGCTGCGACAGCCACTACAAACGTATATCGCAGTGAACAATTCAAATCCACTATGAAGGATATCCAGTCGCAATGTTGCAGCCCTGATGCAGTTATATTTGGTTCCGACTTCAATCAGTCCTTGTACTGTCACCTCTTATGTGGACTAATCTACTCGAATGAAGTCCAGTTCATTTCTTCGACATTCGCCCACAGCATTGTTCATGCATTCCGAACATTTGAGCAGGTCTGGGAAGATCTTTGCACAGATGTCAGGGAAGGAGTTCTCTCCAGCAGGATTACTGTTCCATCCATCCGCGAATCAGTTTCTAGACTCTTAAGCCCCAATCCTGACCTGGCTGATACGATATACAAGAAATGCGTGGGTCTCAGTAACTGGTATGGTGTGATTCCAGAGCTTTGGCCAAATGCTAAATATGTGTATGGAATCATGACAGGATCAATGGAGCCTTATTTGAAGAAACTAAGACATTATGCAGGGAACCTACCATTGATAAGTGCTGAATATGGATCTTCTGAAGGGTGGATAGGCACTAGTGTGGACCCCAGATTGCCTCCTGAATCTACAACCTTTGCTGTTCTCCCTGATATTGGCTATTTTGAATTTATTCCTCTCAGGGAGAATCCCAGGGTGCAGGAGTTGGAGAGAAGTGCTTCCACCATCCACTATGCAGAATCAGAGCCAGTGAGTCTCACAGAAGTCAGGGTTGGTGAAGAGTATGAAATCATCATCACCAATTTTGCAG GTTTATACCGTTACAGGCTCGGCGATGTCGTGAAAGTAGCAGGCTTCCACAACTCCACTCCAAAGCTTAAGTTTATATGCCGGAGAGGCCTACTTCTTACAGTCAACATTGATAAAAACACTGAGAAGGACCTCCAATTATCAGTTGAAGAAGCCACCAAGCTCTTGGCAGCAGAGAAGCTTGAGCTGGTGGACTTCACAAGCTATGTTGACATGTCAACAGACCCTGGACACTATGTGATCTTCTGGGAGTTGAATGCTGATGCCAGTGATGATGTGTTGCACAGCTGCTGTGATTGCTTGGACCGAGCCTTTGTCGACGCAGGCTACGTTAGTTCAAGGAAGGTGCAGGCCATTGGAGCACTCGAGTTACGAGTTGTCGAAAGAGGGACCTTTCAGAAAATTCTGGACCACTACCTGTGCCTTGGTGCTGCAGTGAGCCAGTTCAAGACACCACGCTGCGTGGGCACATCAAACAGTGAGGTCCTGCAGATCCTGTGCACCAATGCTACGAAGAGCTATTTCAGCACTGCATATGGCTGA